Proteins from a genomic interval of Acanthopagrus latus isolate v.2019 chromosome 7, fAcaLat1.1, whole genome shotgun sequence:
- the si:ch211-112c15.8 gene encoding tumor necrosis factor receptor superfamily member 1A isoform X3, with protein MVNCLAVRSSAMDFLLVFPLILAILSTGQSNAQVTSSCFTECPPGFHKDGDCADKLMSCKKCENETFTEVANSLTRCHRCRSCGHYEMEIKPCLLDSDAECDCKEGYYNTSNYSDRRDCKLCPRKPQSDKVKSKRLKRRGAVDESEIWQRCLNTPECLRKCNAASPLSPTSPHSTTTTLETPSATTTTASAASTSSSNSTAVHHMFLLFAVPVVVFLALFWILLLFTRNPSRYPDSCPCWRVNKALEPPAEEPMFNDQRSHHVSSPTTQVFTQTLNISEETPMMPFNQSPAPSEYSAYVGPVLLDAQHKAAGQDEQSEHWPAIVLYAIIKEVPLRRWKEFLRLLSVADQQLERVELETGFGLGSIERQYQMLRLWSQRSTSSLNDVFSALRYMDLSGCAQLLQESLEKLQWRPGAMQDT; from the exons ATGGTTAACTGCCTCGCTGTCAGATCCTCTGCCATGGACTTTCTCTTG gttttcCCCTTGATACTTGCCATCCTTTCCACTGGACAGAGTAACGCTCAAGTGACCAGTTCATGTTTTACAGAGTGCCCACCTG GATTTCATAAAGATGGAGATTGTGCAGATAAACTGATGAGttgtaaaaaatgtgaaaatgaaacattcacAGAAGTAGCAAACTCTCTAACCAGATGCCATAGGTGTCGCTCCTGTGGAC ATTATGAGATGGAAATAAAGCCCTGTTTACTTGATAGTGATGCGGAATGTGACTGTAAAGAGGGATACTACAATACAAGCAATTACAGCGACAGAAGGGATTGCAAGCTGTGCCCCCGTAAGCCTCAGTCTGATAAAGTGAAATCAAAGAGGTTGAAACGCAGAG gGGCTGTCGATGAATCAGAGATATGGCAAAG atgtttgaATACCCCTGAATGCCTGAGGAAATGTAATGCAGCTTCGCCTCTGTCTCCTACAAGTCCACATTCGACCACAACCACCTTAGAAACTCCATCTGCAACGACAACGACAGCTTCAGCTGCAAGCACTTCATCTTCAAACAGCACGG CAGTGCACCACATGTTCTTGCTCTTTGCAGTGCCTGTGGTGGTATTTCTGGCACTCTTTTGGatcctgctgctcttcactAGGAACCCAAGCAGATACCCAGACAGTTGTCCCTGCTGGCGTGTGAACAAAGCTCTGGAGCCGCCCGCCGAGGAGCCCATGTTCAACG ACCAGCGCAGTCATCATGTCAGTAGCCCGACCACACAGGTTTTTACTCAG acattaaacatATCAGAGGaaactcccatgatgcctttCAATCAGAGTCCAGCCCCATCAGAATATTCAGCCTATGTCGGCCCCGTGCTGCTGGATGCTCAGCACAAAG CTGCCGGACAAGATGAGCAATCTGAGCACTGGCCAGCCATTGTCCTCTATGCCATTATCAAGGAGGTGCCTTTGCGTCGGTGGAAGGAGTTCTTGCGTCTGCTCTCAGTGGCTGACCAGCAGCTGGAGCGGGTGGAGCTGGAGACCGGTTTTGGTCTGGGCTCCATTGAGAGGCAGTACCAGATGCTGAGGCTGTGGAGCCAGCGCTCCACCTCAAGCCTGAACGATGTCTTCTCTGCCTTGCGCTACATGGATTTATCTGGCTgtgctcagctgctgcaggagagccTGGAGAAGCTGCAGTGGAGACCTGGGGCAATGCAGGATACCTGA
- the si:ch211-112c15.8 gene encoding tumor necrosis factor receptor superfamily member 1A isoform X2 produces MVNCLAVRSSAMDFLLVFPLILAILSTGQSNAQVTSSCFTECPPGFHKDGDCADKLMSCKKCENETFTEVANSLTRCHRCRSCGHYEMEIKPCLLDSDAECDCKEGYYNTSNYSDRRDCKLCPRKPQSDKVKSKRLKRRGAVDESEIWQRCLNTPECLRKCNAASPLSPTSPHSTTTTLETPSATTTTASAASTSSSNSTGPIMHPMTIYLPVVVFLALFWILLLFTRNPSRYPDSCPCWRVNKALEPPAEEPMFNDQRSHHVSSPTTQVFTQTLNISEETPMMPFNQSPAPSEYSAYVGPVLLDAQHKAAGQDEQSEHWPAIVLYAIIKEVPLRRWKEFLRLLSVADQQLERVELETGFGLGSIERQYQMLRLWSQRSTSSLNDVFSALRYMDLSGCAQLLQESLEKLQWRPGAMQDT; encoded by the exons ATGGTTAACTGCCTCGCTGTCAGATCCTCTGCCATGGACTTTCTCTTG gttttcCCCTTGATACTTGCCATCCTTTCCACTGGACAGAGTAACGCTCAAGTGACCAGTTCATGTTTTACAGAGTGCCCACCTG GATTTCATAAAGATGGAGATTGTGCAGATAAACTGATGAGttgtaaaaaatgtgaaaatgaaacattcacAGAAGTAGCAAACTCTCTAACCAGATGCCATAGGTGTCGCTCCTGTGGAC ATTATGAGATGGAAATAAAGCCCTGTTTACTTGATAGTGATGCGGAATGTGACTGTAAAGAGGGATACTACAATACAAGCAATTACAGCGACAGAAGGGATTGCAAGCTGTGCCCCCGTAAGCCTCAGTCTGATAAAGTGAAATCAAAGAGGTTGAAACGCAGAG gGGCTGTCGATGAATCAGAGATATGGCAAAG atgtttgaATACCCCTGAATGCCTGAGGAAATGTAATGCAGCTTCGCCTCTGTCTCCTACAAGTCCACATTCGACCACAACCACCTTAGAAACTCCATCTGCAACGACAACGACAGCTTCAGCTGCAAGCACTTCATCTTCAAACAGCACGGGTCCTATCATGCATCCAATGACAATTTACT TGCCTGTGGTGGTATTTCTGGCACTCTTTTGGatcctgctgctcttcactAGGAACCCAAGCAGATACCCAGACAGTTGTCCCTGCTGGCGTGTGAACAAAGCTCTGGAGCCGCCCGCCGAGGAGCCCATGTTCAACG ACCAGCGCAGTCATCATGTCAGTAGCCCGACCACACAGGTTTTTACTCAG acattaaacatATCAGAGGaaactcccatgatgcctttCAATCAGAGTCCAGCCCCATCAGAATATTCAGCCTATGTCGGCCCCGTGCTGCTGGATGCTCAGCACAAAG CTGCCGGACAAGATGAGCAATCTGAGCACTGGCCAGCCATTGTCCTCTATGCCATTATCAAGGAGGTGCCTTTGCGTCGGTGGAAGGAGTTCTTGCGTCTGCTCTCAGTGGCTGACCAGCAGCTGGAGCGGGTGGAGCTGGAGACCGGTTTTGGTCTGGGCTCCATTGAGAGGCAGTACCAGATGCTGAGGCTGTGGAGCCAGCGCTCCACCTCAAGCCTGAACGATGTCTTCTCTGCCTTGCGCTACATGGATTTATCTGGCTgtgctcagctgctgcaggagagccTGGAGAAGCTGCAGTGGAGACCTGGGGCAATGCAGGATACCTGA
- the si:ch211-112c15.8 gene encoding tumor necrosis factor receptor superfamily member 1A isoform X1 produces the protein MVNCLAVRSSAMDFLLVFPLILAILSTGQSNAQVTSSCFTECPPGFHKDGDCADKLMSCKKCENETFTEVANSLTRCHRCRSCGHYEMEIKPCLLDSDAECDCKEGYYNTSNYSDRRDCKLCPRKPQSDKVKSKRLKRRGAVDESEIWQRCLNTPECLRKCNAASPLSPTSPHSTTTTLETPSATTTTASAASTSSSNSTGPIMHPMTIYSVHHMFLLFAVPVVVFLALFWILLLFTRNPSRYPDSCPCWRVNKALEPPAEEPMFNDQRSHHVSSPTTQVFTQTLNISEETPMMPFNQSPAPSEYSAYVGPVLLDAQHKAAGQDEQSEHWPAIVLYAIIKEVPLRRWKEFLRLLSVADQQLERVELETGFGLGSIERQYQMLRLWSQRSTSSLNDVFSALRYMDLSGCAQLLQESLEKLQWRPGAMQDT, from the exons ATGGTTAACTGCCTCGCTGTCAGATCCTCTGCCATGGACTTTCTCTTG gttttcCCCTTGATACTTGCCATCCTTTCCACTGGACAGAGTAACGCTCAAGTGACCAGTTCATGTTTTACAGAGTGCCCACCTG GATTTCATAAAGATGGAGATTGTGCAGATAAACTGATGAGttgtaaaaaatgtgaaaatgaaacattcacAGAAGTAGCAAACTCTCTAACCAGATGCCATAGGTGTCGCTCCTGTGGAC ATTATGAGATGGAAATAAAGCCCTGTTTACTTGATAGTGATGCGGAATGTGACTGTAAAGAGGGATACTACAATACAAGCAATTACAGCGACAGAAGGGATTGCAAGCTGTGCCCCCGTAAGCCTCAGTCTGATAAAGTGAAATCAAAGAGGTTGAAACGCAGAG gGGCTGTCGATGAATCAGAGATATGGCAAAG atgtttgaATACCCCTGAATGCCTGAGGAAATGTAATGCAGCTTCGCCTCTGTCTCCTACAAGTCCACATTCGACCACAACCACCTTAGAAACTCCATCTGCAACGACAACGACAGCTTCAGCTGCAAGCACTTCATCTTCAAACAGCACGGGTCCTATCATGCATCCAATGACAATTTACT CAGTGCACCACATGTTCTTGCTCTTTGCAGTGCCTGTGGTGGTATTTCTGGCACTCTTTTGGatcctgctgctcttcactAGGAACCCAAGCAGATACCCAGACAGTTGTCCCTGCTGGCGTGTGAACAAAGCTCTGGAGCCGCCCGCCGAGGAGCCCATGTTCAACG ACCAGCGCAGTCATCATGTCAGTAGCCCGACCACACAGGTTTTTACTCAG acattaaacatATCAGAGGaaactcccatgatgcctttCAATCAGAGTCCAGCCCCATCAGAATATTCAGCCTATGTCGGCCCCGTGCTGCTGGATGCTCAGCACAAAG CTGCCGGACAAGATGAGCAATCTGAGCACTGGCCAGCCATTGTCCTCTATGCCATTATCAAGGAGGTGCCTTTGCGTCGGTGGAAGGAGTTCTTGCGTCTGCTCTCAGTGGCTGACCAGCAGCTGGAGCGGGTGGAGCTGGAGACCGGTTTTGGTCTGGGCTCCATTGAGAGGCAGTACCAGATGCTGAGGCTGTGGAGCCAGCGCTCCACCTCAAGCCTGAACGATGTCTTCTCTGCCTTGCGCTACATGGATTTATCTGGCTgtgctcagctgctgcaggagagccTGGAGAAGCTGCAGTGGAGACCTGGGGCAATGCAGGATACCTGA
- the si:ch211-112c15.8 gene encoding tumor necrosis factor receptor superfamily member 1A isoform X4 has translation MSCKKCENETFTEVANSLTRCHRCRSCGHYEMEIKPCLLDSDAECDCKEGYYNTSNYSDRRDCKLCPRKPQSDKVKSKRLKRRGAVDESEIWQRCLNTPECLRKCNAASPLSPTSPHSTTTTLETPSATTTTASAASTSSSNSTGPIMHPMTIYSVHHMFLLFAVPVVVFLALFWILLLFTRNPSRYPDSCPCWRVNKALEPPAEEPMFNDQRSHHVSSPTTQVFTQTLNISEETPMMPFNQSPAPSEYSAYVGPVLLDAQHKAAGQDEQSEHWPAIVLYAIIKEVPLRRWKEFLRLLSVADQQLERVELETGFGLGSIERQYQMLRLWSQRSTSSLNDVFSALRYMDLSGCAQLLQESLEKLQWRPGAMQDT, from the exons ATGAGttgtaaaaaatgtgaaaatgaaacattcacAGAAGTAGCAAACTCTCTAACCAGATGCCATAGGTGTCGCTCCTGTGGAC ATTATGAGATGGAAATAAAGCCCTGTTTACTTGATAGTGATGCGGAATGTGACTGTAAAGAGGGATACTACAATACAAGCAATTACAGCGACAGAAGGGATTGCAAGCTGTGCCCCCGTAAGCCTCAGTCTGATAAAGTGAAATCAAAGAGGTTGAAACGCAGAG gGGCTGTCGATGAATCAGAGATATGGCAAAG atgtttgaATACCCCTGAATGCCTGAGGAAATGTAATGCAGCTTCGCCTCTGTCTCCTACAAGTCCACATTCGACCACAACCACCTTAGAAACTCCATCTGCAACGACAACGACAGCTTCAGCTGCAAGCACTTCATCTTCAAACAGCACGGGTCCTATCATGCATCCAATGACAATTTACT CAGTGCACCACATGTTCTTGCTCTTTGCAGTGCCTGTGGTGGTATTTCTGGCACTCTTTTGGatcctgctgctcttcactAGGAACCCAAGCAGATACCCAGACAGTTGTCCCTGCTGGCGTGTGAACAAAGCTCTGGAGCCGCCCGCCGAGGAGCCCATGTTCAACG ACCAGCGCAGTCATCATGTCAGTAGCCCGACCACACAGGTTTTTACTCAG acattaaacatATCAGAGGaaactcccatgatgcctttCAATCAGAGTCCAGCCCCATCAGAATATTCAGCCTATGTCGGCCCCGTGCTGCTGGATGCTCAGCACAAAG CTGCCGGACAAGATGAGCAATCTGAGCACTGGCCAGCCATTGTCCTCTATGCCATTATCAAGGAGGTGCCTTTGCGTCGGTGGAAGGAGTTCTTGCGTCTGCTCTCAGTGGCTGACCAGCAGCTGGAGCGGGTGGAGCTGGAGACCGGTTTTGGTCTGGGCTCCATTGAGAGGCAGTACCAGATGCTGAGGCTGTGGAGCCAGCGCTCCACCTCAAGCCTGAACGATGTCTTCTCTGCCTTGCGCTACATGGATTTATCTGGCTgtgctcagctgctgcaggagagccTGGAGAAGCTGCAGTGGAGACCTGGGGCAATGCAGGATACCTGA